One Erythrobacter aureus DNA segment encodes these proteins:
- the atpD gene encoding F0F1 ATP synthase subunit beta: MATAPVLNQSPNGTISQVIGAVVDVQFEGELPAILTALETKNGDNTLVLEVAQHLGENTVRTIAMDGTDGLVRGQEVVNTGAQISVPVGPKTLGRIMNVVGEPIDERGPIGAESTSPIHAEAPLFVDQSTEAAILVTGIKVIDLLAPYAKGGKIGLFGGAGVGKTVLIQELINNIAKGHGGVSVFAGVGERTREGNDLYHEFLDAGVIAKDADGNATSEGSKVALVFGQMNEPPGARARVALSGLTMAEYFRDQEGQDVLFFVDNIFRFTQAGSEVSALLGRIPSAVGYQPTLSTDMGNLQERITSTTKGSITSVQAIYVPADDLTDPAPATSFAHLDATTTLSRAISELGIYPAVDPLDSTSRVLEPRVVGQEHYETARKVQETLQKYKSLQDIIAILGMDELSEEDKLTVARARKIQRFLSQPFHVAEVFTNIPGVFVQLEDTIKSFKAVVEGEYDHLPEAAFYMVGGIDQAVEKAKRLAEDS; encoded by the coding sequence ATGGCCACCGCACCCGTACTCAACCAATCGCCCAACGGCACCATCAGCCAGGTCATCGGCGCCGTCGTCGACGTGCAGTTCGAAGGTGAACTGCCCGCCATTCTGACCGCTCTCGAAACCAAGAACGGCGATAATACGCTGGTTCTCGAAGTCGCCCAGCACCTCGGTGAAAACACCGTGCGTACCATCGCGATGGACGGCACAGACGGCCTCGTTCGCGGCCAGGAAGTCGTCAACACCGGCGCACAGATCTCGGTCCCCGTCGGCCCGAAGACGCTCGGCCGCATCATGAACGTCGTCGGTGAACCGATCGACGAGCGCGGTCCGATCGGTGCCGAAAGCACCAGCCCGATCCACGCCGAAGCCCCGCTCTTCGTCGACCAGTCGACCGAAGCGGCCATTCTGGTCACCGGCATCAAGGTCATCGACCTGCTCGCACCTTACGCAAAGGGCGGCAAGATCGGCCTGTTCGGCGGCGCCGGCGTGGGCAAGACCGTGCTGATCCAGGAACTCATCAACAACATCGCCAAGGGTCACGGCGGCGTGTCCGTCTTCGCCGGTGTGGGCGAGCGTACCCGTGAAGGTAACGACCTCTACCACGAATTCCTCGACGCAGGCGTTATCGCCAAGGACGCCGATGGCAATGCCACCAGCGAAGGTTCGAAGGTTGCCCTCGTCTTCGGCCAGATGAACGAACCTCCGGGCGCACGTGCCCGCGTGGCTCTCTCGGGTCTGACCATGGCGGAATATTTCCGCGACCAGGAAGGCCAGGACGTTCTGTTCTTCGTCGACAACATCTTCCGCTTCACCCAGGCGGGTTCGGAAGTGTCGGCGCTGCTCGGCCGTATTCCTTCGGCCGTGGGCTACCAGCCGACGCTGTCGACCGACATGGGCAATTTGCAGGAACGCATCACCTCGACCACCAAGGGTTCGATCACCTCGGTCCAGGCCATCTACGTTCCCGCCGACGACCTTACCGACCCGGCCCCGGCAACCTCGTTCGCCCACTTGGACGCTACGACCACGCTGAGCCGCGCAATTTCGGAGCTGGGCATCTACCCGGCCGTCGACCCGCTCGATTCGACCAGCCGCGTTCTCGAGCCGCGCGTCGTCGGCCAGGAGCACTACGAGACCGCTCGTAAGGTCCAGGAAACGCTGCAGAAGTACAAGAGCTTGCAGGACATCATCGCCATTCTCGGCATGGACGAACTGTCGGAAGAAGATAAGCTGACCGTGGCCCGCGCCCGCAAGATCCAGCGCTTCCTCTCGCAGCCGTTCCACGTTGCCGAGGTCTTCACCAACATCCCGGGCGTGTTCGTCCAGCTCGAAGACACGATCAAGTCGTTCAAGGCTGTCGTCGAAGGCGAATACGACCACCTGCCGGAAGCTGCCTTCTACATGGTCGGCGGCATCGACCAGGCGGTCGAGAAGGCCAAGCGTCTGGCCGAGGACTCGTAA
- a CDS encoding ATP synthase F1 subunit epsilon: MALHFELVTPAKLVRSEDVHMVVVPGAEGEFGVLEGHAPFMSTIRDGAVQVYKTDGAAPETIEVRGGFAEVGDKGLTVLAEHVES; the protein is encoded by the coding sequence ATGGCTCTCCACTTCGAACTCGTCACGCCGGCCAAGCTGGTCCGCTCCGAAGACGTCCACATGGTGGTCGTTCCGGGCGCGGAAGGCGAATTCGGCGTGCTCGAGGGCCATGCGCCCTTCATGTCGACGATCCGCGACGGTGCGGTGCAGGTCTACAAGACCGACGGCGCCGCCCCGGAAACCATCGAGGTTCGCGGCGGCTTCGCCGAAGTCGGCGACAAGGGGCTGACGGTCCTTGCCGAACACGTCGAGAGCTAA
- a CDS encoding ArnT family glycosyltransferase, giving the protein MSLDRADSTPKSGASRGALWLVALLTLGALVVRLPFLGDHNADLDEQLYALIGSQMLQGQLPFVDLWDRKPFGLFLLFGLADASGLPAPWSYQLMATGLIVIGALLLRRLALLLVDRGTATVAALLYIVLMTIYGSHSAQTEAFHVPAMLAMALLVRDIRHPNALRRAWFAMLIGGLALQVKYTVFPQCVFFGLWALWGRYRAGRTLSQLVAIAAGFAALGLLPTIGVGLFYLAIGGWEEFWFANFVSFFLREPAPMGRFADDYAIFLLPLMALSIAGLYTRFRMKVAENGLTYTFFWGMLGATLATVFLPSTVYAYYFAALVPAVLLVALPFLDGRGPLGMAPLLAAMIASAGLLYLPQRFEASQSHRAAMEKLVAAIRPHVDSNSACLWVFDGPTALYTATESCLPTRLIYPDHLNNALERGSLGLLQIDEVRRILGTRPTVIVTADRPFTVQNEQVLAHVQTALSRGYVVIAEQRIHDRGLRVWLRRDLMGSSR; this is encoded by the coding sequence ATGAGCCTTGATAGGGCGGATTCCACGCCCAAGTCCGGAGCATCGCGTGGCGCGTTGTGGCTCGTCGCCCTGTTGACCTTGGGCGCGCTTGTGGTGCGCCTTCCCTTCCTGGGCGATCACAACGCCGATCTCGACGAACAGCTATATGCGCTGATCGGCAGCCAGATGCTGCAAGGCCAACTGCCTTTCGTCGATCTGTGGGACCGCAAACCCTTCGGCCTGTTCCTGCTATTTGGACTGGCCGATGCGAGCGGTCTGCCCGCCCCCTGGTCCTATCAGCTCATGGCGACGGGTTTGATCGTGATCGGCGCCCTGCTGCTGCGCCGCCTGGCGCTGCTCCTTGTCGATAGGGGCACCGCGACGGTGGCGGCTCTTCTCTATATCGTTCTGATGACGATCTACGGGTCGCACTCGGCCCAGACAGAAGCGTTCCACGTGCCTGCCATGCTCGCCATGGCGCTGCTGGTGCGCGATATCCGGCATCCCAATGCGCTGAGGCGCGCCTGGTTCGCAATGCTGATCGGCGGGCTGGCCCTGCAGGTGAAATACACTGTCTTCCCGCAATGCGTTTTCTTCGGCCTGTGGGCGCTTTGGGGCCGATATCGCGCGGGACGCACGCTATCTCAGCTAGTAGCGATCGCCGCCGGTTTCGCAGCGCTCGGCCTGCTTCCTACGATAGGGGTCGGCCTGTTCTACCTTGCCATCGGTGGGTGGGAAGAATTCTGGTTCGCCAATTTCGTCAGCTTCTTCTTGCGCGAGCCTGCTCCTATGGGGCGCTTCGCCGACGATTACGCGATCTTCCTGCTTCCGCTGATGGCCTTGAGCATAGCGGGCCTTTACACTCGCTTCCGGATGAAGGTGGCCGAGAATGGCCTCACCTACACTTTCTTCTGGGGCATGTTGGGGGCAACGCTTGCAACGGTCTTCCTGCCATCGACCGTCTATGCCTATTACTTCGCCGCATTGGTCCCGGCGGTGTTGCTGGTAGCGCTCCCCTTTCTCGACGGACGCGGCCCGTTGGGGATGGCTCCGCTGCTCGCTGCGATGATCGCCAGCGCTGGCCTTCTTTACCTTCCCCAACGGTTCGAGGCTTCGCAGAGCCACCGCGCCGCGATGGAAAAACTCGTTGCGGCCATCCGCCCCCATGTCGACAGCAACAGCGCGTGTTTATGGGTCTTCGACGGCCCAACGGCGCTGTACACGGCCACGGAGAGCTGCCTGCCGACGAGGCTGATTTATCCAGACCACCTCAACAATGCGCTCGAACGTGGTTCGCTCGGCCTGCTACAGATCGACGAGGTCCGTCGCATTCTCGGCACACGCCCGACGGTGATAGTCACGGCTGACCGGCCCTTCACGGTCCAGAACGAACAGGTTCTCGCCCATGTCCAAACCGCTCTGTCGCGCGGCTATGTCGTCATCGCCGAACAGCGTATCCATGATCGCGGCCTCAGGGTCTGGTTGCGACGCGATCTGATGGGCAGTAGCCGTTGA
- a CDS encoding prolyl oligopeptidase family serine peptidase — MKLASALAMAAVMTLATNTPAIAQDGIPGPEEDSYIWLEEARSDRALDWVRTENERTMELLAGDSRFEAVKAEALAIYDSEDRIPYVSIRPDGLYNFWQDKENPRGLVRRTTLESYRSDNPAWETVLDVDALAEAEGREWVYKGYQCLPPEERLCMVALSDGGEDATVLREFDMATGSFVENGFVLDEKSQGGVQWVDKDTLLVSRDFGEGTLTESQYPRTTRVWKRGTSIEEAQEIWRGEETDVWSGATLLRDHTGTAHGYYAFRAVSFHETEYYWQHDGEWLRLDIPLKASPYGLIDGQLLFSTDVDWEAQGQTFPADALVSVDLEEFKVDPNGAAKTLVWAPEDKQTKQGAANTSESLYVSLLDNVRGRVLKFDHVDGEWVSSEIGLPDNSTVGVVAASDSSDEIMYSVTDFLTPSTLYYADGSGAPDIIKTSPSYFDAQGMEVEQFEATSADGTKIPYFLVKPKGMVMDGTNPTLLTGYGGFQVPRLPSYLGSIGKIWLERGGAYILGNMRGGGEFGPGWHQSAIRENKQRTWDDFIAIAEDAIARGITSPEHLGIQGGSQGGLLVGTAFTQRPELFNAAIVQIPLFDMLRYHLIGRGASWTGEYGDPRVDEQRAWIEPYSPYQKLLEGKDYPAPFFWASTADDRTHPAHARKGAARVKELGQDYFYFEDMTGGHSGGVDNEQRAKIQALQMIYLLQRLAD; from the coding sequence TTGAAACTCGCATCCGCGCTGGCCATGGCGGCTGTCATGACGCTTGCAACCAACACGCCCGCCATCGCGCAGGATGGCATTCCCGGCCCCGAGGAAGACAGCTACATCTGGCTCGAGGAGGCCCGCAGCGATCGGGCGCTGGATTGGGTCCGCACAGAAAACGAGCGGACGATGGAATTGCTGGCGGGCGACTCTCGTTTCGAAGCCGTCAAGGCCGAAGCGCTGGCGATCTACGACAGCGAGGACCGGATTCCCTATGTCTCGATCCGCCCGGATGGCCTGTATAATTTCTGGCAGGATAAGGAGAACCCGCGCGGTCTGGTGCGCCGTACCACGCTGGAAAGCTACCGCAGCGACAATCCGGCATGGGAAACCGTGCTCGATGTCGATGCCCTGGCGGAGGCCGAGGGGCGCGAGTGGGTTTACAAGGGCTATCAATGCCTGCCGCCCGAAGAACGCCTGTGCATGGTCGCCCTGTCCGACGGAGGCGAAGATGCCACCGTGCTGCGCGAATTCGACATGGCGACCGGGAGCTTCGTCGAGAATGGCTTCGTGCTCGATGAAAAGAGCCAGGGCGGTGTCCAGTGGGTGGACAAGGACACGCTGCTCGTCAGCCGCGATTTCGGCGAAGGTACCCTGACCGAAAGCCAGTATCCACGCACCACCCGCGTCTGGAAGCGCGGCACATCGATCGAGGAGGCGCAGGAAATCTGGCGCGGTGAGGAGACCGACGTATGGTCGGGCGCCACGCTGCTGCGCGACCATACCGGCACTGCCCATGGCTACTATGCCTTCCGCGCGGTCAGTTTCCACGAGACCGAGTATTACTGGCAGCATGATGGGGAGTGGCTGCGGCTGGACATACCGCTCAAGGCCTCTCCCTATGGGCTGATCGATGGGCAGCTCTTGTTCTCGACCGATGTGGACTGGGAAGCGCAGGGGCAGACCTTCCCCGCCGACGCGCTCGTCTCGGTCGATCTGGAGGAATTCAAGGTCGATCCCAACGGCGCGGCCAAGACGCTGGTCTGGGCGCCCGAGGACAAGCAGACCAAACAAGGGGCGGCGAACACCAGCGAAAGCCTTTACGTCAGCCTGCTGGACAATGTCCGCGGGCGCGTGCTCAAATTCGATCATGTCGACGGAGAGTGGGTATCGAGTGAAATCGGCCTGCCCGACAATTCGACCGTGGGCGTGGTTGCCGCGTCCGACAGCTCTGACGAAATCATGTATTCGGTCACGGATTTCCTGACACCCTCGACGCTGTACTATGCGGATGGCAGCGGCGCGCCCGACATCATCAAGACTTCGCCCAGCTATTTCGATGCGCAGGGCATGGAAGTCGAACAGTTCGAGGCGACCAGCGCGGACGGGACGAAAATTCCCTATTTCCTCGTCAAGCCCAAGGGCATGGTGATGGACGGGACCAATCCCACGCTGCTGACCGGCTACGGCGGCTTCCAGGTCCCGCGCCTGCCCTCCTATCTCGGTTCGATCGGCAAGATCTGGCTCGAGCGCGGCGGGGCCTACATCCTCGGCAATATGCGCGGCGGTGGTGAATTCGGCCCCGGCTGGCACCAGAGCGCGATTCGCGAGAACAAGCAGCGCACCTGGGACGACTTCATTGCCATCGCGGAAGACGCGATCGCACGCGGCATCACGTCGCCTGAGCACCTGGGCATTCAGGGCGGTAGCCAGGGCGGTCTGCTGGTCGGCACGGCCTTCACCCAGCGGCCCGAGCTGTTCAATGCGGCGATCGTGCAGATCCCGCTTTTCGACATGCTGCGCTATCACCTAATCGGACGCGGCGCATCTTGGACCGGCGAATATGGCGATCCGCGCGTGGACGAACAGCGCGCCTGGATCGAGCCCTATTCGCCCTATCAGAAGCTGCTCGAAGGCAAGGATTATCCCGCCCCGTTCTTCTGGGCCTCGACCGCCGACGACCGGACGCATCCCGCCCATGCCCGCAAGGGCGCGGCGCGCGTCAAGGAACTCGGGCAGGACTATTTCTATTTCGAGGATATGACCGGTGGCCATTCGGGCGGCGTCGACAATGAACAGCGCGCCAAGATCCAGGCACTGCAGATGATCTATCTGCTCCAGCGGCTGGCGGACTGA
- a CDS encoding HNH endonuclease: MSEPVDPACWLCERRLGRKVQHHHPVPKAKKGRVTVPVHPICHRAIHANFSNAELARIGEDRGALLAHPSIAKFVRWVADKPPDFHAPTRGPR; encoded by the coding sequence CTGAGCGAACCGGTAGATCCCGCCTGCTGGTTGTGCGAACGCCGGTTGGGTCGCAAGGTCCAGCATCATCACCCGGTGCCGAAGGCAAAGAAGGGGCGTGTGACGGTGCCGGTACATCCGATCTGCCACCGTGCGATCCACGCCAATTTCAGCAATGCCGAACTGGCGCGGATAGGCGAAGATCGAGGAGCGCTGCTCGCCCACCCATCGATTGCGAAATTCGTGCGATGGGTGGCCGACAAGCCGCCCGATTTCCATGCGCCGACCCGGGGGCCACGCTAA
- the glmU gene encoding bifunctional UDP-N-acetylglucosamine diphosphorylase/glucosamine-1-phosphate N-acetyltransferase GlmU: MNTNRDFAAIILAAGKGTRMKSDLHKVLHPIAGHPMLLHLLDSFAELDLKRTVVVVGDKREQLDAALADRGVTTALQEPQLGTAHAALQARAALEGFSGHILVCFGDCPMVRADTVRRLIAALDEGAKVAVLGFRPADPLAYGRIIADSDGTVAKMVEYKDANDEERACDLCNSGLIVAHSDDMWPLLDAVGNDNAQGEYYLPDVATGAIARGDTVKVIETDADEVAGINSRAELAVAEAQWQALKREEAMAGGASLKAPETVFFSWDTELGRDVTVEPNVVFGPGVSVADGATIRAFSHLEGASVGEGCSVGPYARLRPGAVMEKDSKVGNFVEMKKATLGEGAKANHLTYLGDAEVGAGANIGAGTITCNYDGYFKYKTVIGERAFIGSNSALIAPVRIGADAIVAAGSAVSRDVGDGDLRVVRGDQVVKPGWADRFHDAMKKKKAAEKEKKG; this comes from the coding sequence ATGAACACGAACCGCGATTTCGCCGCCATCATCCTTGCCGCGGGCAAGGGCACTCGCATGAAAAGCGACCTGCACAAGGTGCTCCACCCGATTGCGGGGCATCCGATGCTGCTGCACCTACTCGACAGTTTCGCCGAGCTCGATCTCAAGCGTACCGTGGTCGTGGTCGGCGACAAACGCGAACAGTTGGACGCGGCGCTGGCCGACCGGGGCGTGACAACCGCGCTTCAGGAACCGCAATTGGGTACGGCGCATGCGGCCCTGCAGGCACGCGCGGCGCTCGAAGGATTCTCCGGCCATATCCTGGTCTGCTTCGGCGATTGCCCGATGGTCCGCGCCGATACCGTGCGCCGGCTCATCGCGGCGCTCGACGAAGGGGCCAAGGTCGCGGTTCTCGGTTTCCGTCCCGCCGATCCCCTCGCCTATGGCCGCATCATCGCCGATTCGGACGGCACAGTCGCCAAGATGGTCGAATACAAGGACGCGAATGACGAGGAACGCGCCTGCGACCTGTGCAATTCGGGCCTGATCGTGGCGCATTCGGACGACATGTGGCCGCTGCTCGACGCGGTCGGCAACGACAACGCGCAGGGTGAATATTATCTGCCCGACGTTGCGACAGGGGCGATTGCGCGGGGCGACACGGTCAAGGTGATCGAGACCGACGCCGATGAGGTTGCGGGAATCAACTCGCGCGCCGAGCTGGCCGTGGCCGAGGCACAATGGCAGGCGCTCAAGCGCGAGGAAGCGATGGCTGGCGGCGCGTCGCTCAAAGCGCCCGAGACCGTGTTTTTCAGCTGGGACACCGAACTGGGCCGCGATGTGACGGTCGAGCCCAACGTCGTCTTCGGTCCCGGTGTCAGCGTGGCCGATGGCGCGACCATTCGCGCGTTCAGCCATCTCGAAGGCGCCAGCGTGGGTGAAGGCTGCTCGGTCGGCCCCTACGCCCGCCTGCGGCCCGGCGCGGTGATGGAGAAAGACAGCAAGGTCGGCAATTTCGTCGAGATGAAGAAAGCCACGCTGGGCGAAGGCGCCAAGGCGAATCATCTGACCTATCTCGGCGATGCCGAGGTGGGGGCGGGCGCCAATATCGGCGCGGGTACGATCACCTGCAATTACGACGGCTATTTCAAATACAAGACCGTGATCGGCGAGCGTGCCTTCATCGGCTCGAACAGCGCGCTCATCGCCCCGGTGCGGATCGGGGCGGACGCGATCGTCGCCGCGGGCAGCGCGGTCAGCCGGGATGTCGGCGATGGCGACCTGCGCGTGGTGCGCGGCGATCAGGTGGTGAAGCCCGGCTGGGCCGACCGCTTCCACGACGCGATGAAAAAGAAGAAAGCGGCGGAGAAGGAGAAGAAGGGCTGA
- a CDS encoding HAD hydrolase-like protein: MTDLPFAIIGFDLDGTLLETHRDLGAAVNHALELGGFDPVPADHASDLIGGGAKIMLKQAVDRQGGLPDDEFRKLYKQMLAYYSANNAVHTQPYPHAREVLAELGEREIAMAVVTNKFESFARQILDTLDLAQHFVAIIGGDTIGKGRAKPAPDPIFEAIRRGGGGSLAFVGDSSYDVRSARAADVPVVGARYGYCDKPRGELGADAEIDSLAELIPALARLG; this comes from the coding sequence ATGACCGACCTGCCATTCGCCATCATCGGCTTCGACCTCGACGGAACCCTGCTCGAAACGCATCGCGATCTCGGTGCGGCCGTCAACCATGCGCTCGAACTGGGCGGTTTCGACCCGGTCCCCGCCGACCATGCAAGCGACCTGATCGGCGGCGGGGCCAAGATCATGCTCAAGCAGGCGGTCGATCGGCAAGGCGGGTTGCCGGACGACGAATTTCGCAAGCTCTACAAGCAGATGCTCGCCTATTACTCCGCAAACAACGCGGTTCACACACAGCCCTATCCCCACGCGCGCGAGGTGCTGGCCGAGCTTGGCGAACGCGAGATCGCCATGGCGGTGGTGACCAACAAGTTCGAGAGTTTCGCCCGTCAGATCCTTGATACGCTGGACCTTGCGCAGCATTTCGTCGCGATCATCGGCGGCGATACGATAGGCAAGGGGCGCGCCAAACCCGCGCCGGACCCGATCTTCGAAGCGATCAGGCGCGGCGGCGGTGGCAGCCTCGCCTTCGTCGGCGACAGCTCCTATGACGTCAGGTCGGCACGCGCCGCCGATGTACCGGTGGTCGGCGCACGCTACGGCTATTGCGACAAGCCGCGCGGGGAACTGGGCGCGGATGCCGAGATCGATTCGCTCGCCGAGCTGATTCCAGCGCTTGCCCGTTTGGGGTAA
- a CDS encoding SDR family NAD(P)-dependent oxidoreductase: MSIDFKDKVAIVTGAGGGLGREYALELARRGAKVVVNDLGGARDGTGHSDMALQVVEEIEKAGGEAMSNGGSVTEFEQMEKMVADAKQKWGGVHIVINNAGVLRDKTFAKMTMDDFEFVVDVHLNGSANVAKAAWETMREQAYGRILMTASSTGLFGNFGQANYGAAKLGLAGLTKTLQLEGAKYNIKVNTISPVAGTRMTEDLFPEEAFKLFDPVNVVPAALFLVSEDAPTNAIVGAGAGGFHSAWTVMNDAVWLKDEDRTVEGFAANWDKISEFSNLKAPQSGSEQSGAILTAMQKVTGTGPGSARG; this comes from the coding sequence ATGAGCATCGATTTCAAGGACAAGGTAGCTATCGTCACCGGCGCAGGCGGCGGTCTGGGCCGCGAATACGCGCTCGAACTCGCGCGCCGCGGCGCGAAGGTCGTGGTCAACGACCTCGGCGGTGCGCGCGACGGCACCGGCCATTCGGACATGGCGCTGCAGGTTGTCGAGGAAATCGAGAAGGCTGGCGGCGAAGCCATGTCGAATGGCGGCTCGGTCACCGAATTCGAGCAGATGGAAAAAATGGTCGCCGACGCCAAGCAGAAGTGGGGCGGCGTGCACATCGTCATCAACAATGCCGGCGTGCTGCGCGACAAGACCTTCGCCAAGATGACGATGGACGATTTCGAATTCGTCGTCGACGTGCACCTCAACGGTTCGGCCAATGTCGCCAAGGCCGCCTGGGAAACCATGCGCGAGCAGGCCTATGGCCGCATCCTCATGACCGCATCGTCGACCGGCCTGTTCGGCAATTTCGGCCAGGCGAACTACGGCGCCGCCAAGCTCGGCCTCGCGGGCCTCACCAAGACGCTCCAGCTCGAAGGCGCGAAGTACAATATCAAGGTCAACACGATTTCGCCGGTCGCCGGCACGCGCATGACCGAAGACCTGTTCCCCGAAGAAGCCTTCAAGCTGTTCGATCCGGTGAATGTGGTTCCGGCCGCGCTCTTCCTCGTCAGCGAGGACGCGCCGACCAACGCCATTGTCGGCGCGGGCGCAGGCGGCTTCCACAGCGCCTGGACCGTCATGAACGACGCCGTGTGGCTCAAGGACGAAGACCGCACTGTCGAAGGTTTCGCCGCCAATTGGGACAAGATCAGCGAATTCTCGAACCTCAAGGCCCCGCAATCGGGTAGCGAGCAGTCGGGCGCAATCCTGACCGCGATGCAGAAGGTCACCGGCACCGGGCCGGGCAGCGCCCGCGGCTAA
- a CDS encoding DUF2794 domain-containing protein, whose translation MSFLGETVVAFPGRKPQQIGFSRDELTRILDLYGRMVAAGEWRDYAMDFTRDFAVFAAFRRAAERPQARIEKRPALRNKQGMWTLFGEHGQVLKRGHELPGVIAPVERRLLKAIDQ comes from the coding sequence ATGAGCTTCCTCGGCGAGACGGTCGTCGCATTCCCGGGTCGCAAACCCCAGCAGATCGGCTTCAGTCGCGACGAACTGACCCGTATTCTCGATCTCTACGGGCGCATGGTCGCTGCCGGTGAGTGGCGCGACTATGCGATGGATTTCACCCGGGATTTCGCCGTGTTCGCTGCTTTTCGGCGCGCCGCCGAACGTCCGCAGGCGCGGATCGAGAAACGCCCGGCCCTGCGCAACAAACAGGGTATGTGGACGCTGTTCGGCGAACATGGCCAGGTGCTCAAGCGCGGCCACGAACTGCCGGGCGTGATCGCGCCGGTCGAACGCCGCCTGCTCAAGGCGATCGATCAATAG
- the epsC gene encoding serine O-acetyltransferase EpsC: protein MFERLVAYLDSVKARDPAPRSRWEVLTYPGVWAVFYHRIAHWLFEAELFFLARLVNHWSRWLTAIDIHPGAKIGKNLFIDHGFSVIGETAEIGDNVTIYQCVTLGGTNPTNGKGGKRHPTISDEVIIGSGAQVIGPITIGRRARIGANAVVTDEVPEGATMIGLKARSTLVPAEEWVKEFIPYGTPCDDPCEPSRDCIEKLEGELKSLRSEIEALRAEREPARRSGTED, encoded by the coding sequence ATGTTCGAACGGCTTGTCGCCTATCTCGACAGCGTGAAGGCACGCGATCCGGCCCCTCGCAGCCGCTGGGAGGTGTTGACCTATCCCGGCGTGTGGGCGGTCTTCTATCATCGTATCGCGCATTGGCTGTTCGAGGCCGAACTGTTTTTTCTGGCGCGGCTGGTCAATCACTGGAGCCGCTGGCTGACTGCGATCGACATTCATCCCGGCGCCAAGATCGGCAAGAATCTGTTTATCGATCACGGCTTCTCGGTCATCGGCGAAACCGCCGAAATCGGCGACAATGTGACCATCTACCAATGCGTAACGCTGGGCGGCACCAACCCGACGAACGGCAAGGGCGGCAAGCGCCATCCGACTATCTCGGACGAGGTCATCATCGGTTCGGGCGCACAGGTTATCGGGCCGATCACCATCGGCCGCCGCGCGCGCATCGGGGCCAATGCCGTCGTCACCGACGAAGTGCCCGAAGGGGCGACCATGATCGGCCTCAAGGCGCGCAGCACACTGGTTCCGGCGGAAGAGTGGGTGAAGGAGTTCATCCCCTACGGCACGCCTTGCGACGATCCGTGCGAGCCGAGCCGCGATTGTATCGAGAAGCTGGAGGGAGAGCTGAAATCGCTCCGCAGCGAAATCGAAGCATTGCGTGCCGAACGCGAACCGGCGCGGCGCAGCGGGACCGAGGATTGA
- a CDS encoding HdaA/DnaA family protein: MASQIALPLSPAGSGEPASIVIGSSNRAVAEALGAPENWPFRTAILHGPPRSGKSLFARWFAGHHPDAVMDDVVTFDETEIFHRWNRAQESGLPLLLVAGGERWDITLPDLRSRMGAALQLRIGPPDDALAADLMLSHAAQRGLALGEGAPAYLVPRMERSYAAIEKIVAEIDRLSLERQVPATLSIWRDALEAVQGPDQGRLL; encoded by the coding sequence GTGGCCTCGCAAATCGCTCTCCCGCTGAGTCCCGCCGGTTCGGGGGAGCCCGCGAGTATAGTCATCGGATCGAGCAACCGCGCGGTTGCCGAAGCGCTTGGCGCACCGGAGAACTGGCCGTTTCGTACCGCGATCCTCCATGGCCCTCCGCGATCGGGCAAATCGCTGTTCGCGCGCTGGTTCGCCGGACATCATCCCGACGCGGTGATGGATGATGTTGTCACGTTCGACGAGACAGAGATCTTCCATCGCTGGAACCGCGCGCAGGAAAGCGGGCTTCCGCTGCTGCTGGTGGCAGGCGGGGAACGGTGGGACATTACGCTTCCCGATCTGCGCAGCCGGATGGGCGCGGCCTTGCAACTGCGGATCGGCCCACCCGATGACGCATTGGCTGCGGATCTGATGCTCTCCCATGCGGCCCAGCGGGGTCTCGCATTGGGCGAGGGCGCACCCGCCTATCTCGTCCCGCGGATGGAGCGCAGCTACGCCGCGATAGAGAAAATCGTCGCCGAAATCGACCGGCTCAGCCTTGAACGGCAGGTTCCGGCAACCCTATCTATCTGGCGGGACGCGCTGGAGGCGGTCCAGGGGCCGGATCAGGGCCGCTTGCTTTAA